A region of Lycium barbarum isolate Lr01 chromosome 1, ASM1917538v2, whole genome shotgun sequence DNA encodes the following proteins:
- the LOC132637405 gene encoding uncharacterized protein LOC132637405 gives MSNFDREWMYDRILEDGFINPRFIDGVENFIAFAKRHPQCLDSDKLRCPCNHRKCQNKNILDEFTIMSHLGNFGFVPDYYRWYHHGESYIPYPSMLDYHQATSLGETVKLGEDPNPTTQHLYDLLKASEQEIWAGNPHGHSQLSVVARLLNLKAEHHFSERLYDELCQLLSELMPTDNIMSDSFYSTKKLMRGLGLPVEKIDSCKNGCMIYWREDNELVNCKFCSHPQFKRSKHQRSKQKTTISYKKMCYFPLTPRLQRLYASDATTKHMRCHFEHERDGVMRHPSDSPSWKNFDQTYSCFASEVRNVRLGLSTDGFQPFGPLGQQYSSWPVIVTPYNLPPWMCMKDEYMFLSMIIPTCFYL, from the coding sequence ATGAGTAATTTTGATCGTGAGTGGATGTATGATAGAATATTGGAAGATGGATTCATAAATCCTAGATTTATTGATGGGGTGGAGAATTTTATTGCATTTGCTAAAAGACATCCACAGTGCTTGGACAGTGATAAGTTAAGATGTCCTTGTAATCATCGTAAGTGTCAGAATAAAAACATTTTAGATGAGTTTACAATCATGTCACATCTTGGGAATTTCGGCTTTGTACCAGATTATTATCGTTGGTATCACCATGGTGAAAGTTATATTCCATATCCAAGCATGCTTGATTATCATCAAGCAACATCTTTGGGTGAAACTGTGAAACTTGGAGAGGACCCAAATCCAACAACACAACATCTTTATGACCTGCTCAAAGCATCAGAACAGGAAATTTGGGCGGGAAACCCACACGGACATTCTCAATTGTCGGTCGTTGCTCGTCTGTTGAATCTAAAGGCAGAACATCATTTTTCTGAAAGGTTGTATGATGAGTTATGTCAACTTCTATCAGAATTGATGCCAACTGATAACATAATGTCAGATAGCTTCTATAGTACCAAAAAGCTAATGCGAGGATTGGGCTTGCCGGTAGAGAAGATCGACTCTTGCAAAAATGGTTGTATGATTTATTGGCGTGAAGATAATGAACTTGTCAATTGCAAATTTTGTTCTCACCCTCAATTTAAGAGATCAAAACATCAACGTTCCAAGCAGAAAACTACTATTTCTTATAAGAAAATGTGTTATTTTCCTTTAACTCCACGTCTACAAAGGTTGTATGCATCTGATGCTACAACAAAGCATATGAGATGCCATTTTGAGCATGAAAGGGATGGTGTCATGCGTCATCCCTCAGACTCTCCTTCTTGGAAGAATTTTGATCAGACATATTCATGTTTTGCATCTGAAGTAAGAAATGTTAGATTGGGTTTGTCCACAGATGGGTTTCAACCGTTTGGTCCATTAGGCCAACAATATTCTTCTTGGCCTGTGATAGTTACGCCATATAATCTGCCACCTTGGATGTGCATGAAGGATGAATACATGTTTTTATCTATGATTATTCCTACATGTTTTTATCTATGA